In a genomic window of Corynebacterium choanae:
- the pgl gene encoding 6-phosphogluconolactonase, giving the protein MVTVLEFPTRDELTQQAARDLVSAIVTAQHSGGIGGDHIARIVLTGGTAGIATLAAVRELLDGSDSDTIDRERVFCYFGDERFVPHDDPESNYAQAKAALLDHCGLNPAHIYPVPTSGITPAASAAQYAATLARTAPHGFDVHLLGMGGEGHINSLFPHTQATATTDVLVTAELNSPKPPAQRVTLTFPAIASANEVWLLVSGNDKAEAVGRLLAGEDAAALPVAGARGRVATKLYVDAAAATAIKHA; this is encoded by the coding sequence ATGGTTACTGTCCTTGAATTTCCTACCCGTGACGAACTTACGCAACAAGCTGCGCGTGATCTTGTTTCCGCGATTGTCACTGCACAGCACAGTGGCGGTATCGGTGGCGATCATATTGCCCGCATTGTGCTAACCGGTGGCACTGCCGGTATTGCCACCTTGGCGGCGGTGCGGGAACTGCTTGACGGCTCAGATAGCGACACTATCGACCGGGAGCGGGTGTTTTGCTACTTCGGCGATGAGCGGTTTGTGCCCCACGATGATCCGGAATCAAACTATGCACAGGCAAAAGCAGCTTTACTTGATCACTGTGGCTTGAATCCTGCGCATATCTACCCTGTGCCGACTAGCGGTATCACCCCCGCAGCGTCTGCCGCACAATATGCGGCAACGCTAGCGCGCACTGCCCCACACGGCTTCGATGTGCATTTGCTTGGTATGGGCGGTGAAGGGCATATCAACTCGCTGTTCCCGCATACTCAGGCCACCGCAACCACCGATGTGCTGGTTACTGCAGAACTCAATTCACCGAAACCCCCGGCGCAGCGGGTCACGTTAACGTTCCCGGCTATTGCTAGCGCTAATGAGGTGTGGCTCCTTGTTTCCGGCAACGACAAAGCAGAAGCAGTTGGTCGACTGCTCGCGGGGGAAGATGCTGCTGCGCTGCCAGTTGCCGGTGCCCGTGGCCGGGTGGCAACGAAATTATATGTTGACGCCGCCGCAGCGACAGCGATTAAGCACGCCTAA
- a CDS encoding PspC domain-containing protein encodes MSDLMKQPLHRSSTNSMIGGVCGGLGESFGIDPTIVRLLFVLSMLLPGPQVLIYLVMYVIIPQR; translated from the coding sequence ATGTCTGATCTCATGAAACAGCCCCTGCACCGCAGCTCCACCAACAGCATGATCGGCGGGGTGTGCGGCGGCTTGGGTGAATCGTTTGGCATCGACCCGACTATCGTGCGACTGCTCTTTGTGTTGTCGATGTTGTTACCCGGACCGCAGGTGCTGATCTATCTCGTCATGTACGTCATTATTCCGCAGCGATAA
- a CDS encoding glucose-6-phosphate dehydrogenase assembly protein OpcA: protein MIFSLANTTTQEVAKRLVTIREEHGQIAVGRVLTLIVVAHAGDDTTAIVEAVTEASREHPSRVILLLPDDEMDAEPTLDAEIRIGGHAGASEIVALTIHGAASDHLAAIVTPLLLPDTPIVAWWPNRAPANVAQDPIGQLAQRRITDSLHADQVHALTMRGEHYAPGDSDIAWSAATAWRGLVASTLDEPPHESITAIELTGPGNNPSVCLCAGWLADRIQAPVTRIGTDEPMVPTNDEGEELLPYTKLVFHRESSTITIRVVGPHTVEVANTATQRTSLVALSPRTLTDCIAEELRHLAPDDTYAHALRGLHRVNVDENHHEH from the coding sequence ATGATTTTCTCGCTTGCTAACACCACCACCCAAGAGGTTGCGAAACGGTTGGTGACCATTCGTGAGGAGCACGGCCAGATCGCGGTCGGTCGCGTGTTGACACTGATTGTGGTCGCTCATGCCGGTGACGATACGACGGCGATTGTTGAAGCGGTTACGGAAGCATCCCGAGAGCATCCATCGCGGGTGATTTTGTTACTGCCCGATGATGAAATGGATGCCGAGCCGACCCTTGATGCAGAGATCCGTATCGGCGGGCACGCTGGTGCTTCAGAGATTGTTGCGTTAACGATTCATGGCGCGGCGAGTGATCATCTCGCAGCGATCGTTACTCCACTACTGCTGCCGGACACACCGATTGTGGCGTGGTGGCCAAACCGGGCGCCAGCAAATGTGGCACAGGATCCGATCGGACAGCTGGCGCAGCGGCGTATCACTGATTCGCTGCACGCCGATCAGGTGCATGCGTTGACGATGCGCGGGGAACATTACGCCCCAGGGGATTCAGATATTGCCTGGTCTGCTGCTACTGCGTGGCGTGGATTGGTGGCTTCCACCTTGGATGAACCGCCACATGAATCGATTACCGCGATTGAACTTACCGGTCCTGGCAATAATCCTTCCGTGTGTTTGTGTGCTGGTTGGCTCGCCGATCGTATCCAAGCACCGGTCACCCGCATCGGCACCGATGAACCGATGGTGCCCACCAATGATGAAGGTGAAGAACTACTGCCCTACACTAAGCTGGTGTTTCATCGGGAATCTTCCACCATTACCATCCGGGTAGTAGGACCGCACACTGTTGAGGTTGCTAATACCGCAACGCAGCGAACCTCACTTGTGGCGTTAAGTCCGCGCACGTTAACGGATTGTATCGCCGAGGAACTGCGTCATCTTGCCCCGGATGATACCTATGCACATGCTTTGCGCGGACTGCACCGGGTGAATGTTGACGAAAACCATCACGAACACTAA